In Leptidea sinapis chromosome 40, ilLepSina1.1, whole genome shotgun sequence, one DNA window encodes the following:
- the LOC126976253 gene encoding X-linked retinitis pigmentosa GTPase regulator-interacting protein 1-like isoform X3: MDDDRNTMNGYTPSSTADYGSLSEGELPVNARRRRSVGETQFSDKTTSSINRSTSAEEKMEDALRAIGMELSRCRHLLQKHNSRESKQSEAASLTERDRALPLHKCDANRRISGASPNCVFTLHVGTVLLSDQALVSSRNKQLALTWQFYDQAPTMTHLLAARVMLFNFSVEYDVRLTEQFLSYLKHEEMPIIVYEINKQDRPLAKCLLPLRDFLLHTNRRVDMSLALIAGGNVKSVEAIASEMNMDEEVGVVDVWCLLGFPASVVAEPPAQLPLPQPIPQPSLGSEKRKSYRQNIFDLVNSGKKWRRASKIKTSSDTQTDMVTILPQYPEQVAPTDRQSRQSEVRGQGAKPDTGRDDTVALSQRELRCDGRPPGQPALRRLQLAGPRRR; encoded by the exons ATGGACGATGACCGCAACACAATGAACGGGTACACGCCTTCTTCCACCGCCGACTACGGCTCGCTCAGCGAGGGCGAGCTACCTGTCAACGCGC GTAGAAGACGCTCAGTTGGAGAAACGCAGTTTTCCGATAAAACTACTTCGTCTATTAACag ATCAACGTCCGCAGAAGAAAAAATGGAGGATGCTCTGCGGGCTATCGGCATGGAGTTATCCCGCTGCAGGCACCTTCTGCAGAAGCACAATTCCAGAGAG TCGAAGCAGTCGGAAGCAGCGTCGTTGACGGAGCGAGATAGAGCGCTGCCACTGCACAAGTGCGACGCGAACAGACGTATAAGCGGTGCGTCGCCTAATTGCGTGTTCACACTGCACGTGGGTACGGTGCTGCTCTCTGACCAG GCGTTGGTCAGCAGCCGCAATAAGCAGCTGGCGTTGACCTGGCAGTTCTACGACCAGGCGCCCACCATGACGCATCTCCTCGCCGCGCGTGTGATGCTCTTCAACTTCTCCGTCGAGTACGACGTCCGCCTCACCGAGCAGTTCCTTAGCTATCTCAAACAC GAGGAAATGCCGATAATAGTATATGAGATTAACAAGCAAGACCGACCGCTCGCGAAGTGCTTGTTACCACTGAGGGACTTCTTGCTGCACACCAACCGCCGCGTGGATATGTCCCTTGCGTTG ATCGCTGGCGGCAATGTGAAGAGTGTGGAGGCGATCGCGAGCGAGATGAACATGGACGAGGAGGTGGGGGTGGTGGACGTGTGGTGCCTGCTGGGTTTTCCGGCCAGCGTCGTCGCCGAG CCTCCAGCGCAGTTACCCCTGCCGCAGCCCATACCGCAACCGTCCCTAGGGAGCGAGAAG AGAAAGTCGTACcgtcaaaatatatttgatttggtgAACAGCGGTAAAAAGTGGCGTAGAGCAA GCAAGATTAAAACAAGCAGCGACACACAAACGGACATGGTGACGATATTACCACAGTACCCAGAGCAGGTGGCGCCGACCGACCGACAGTCTC GGCAGAGTGAGGTCAGAGGACAGGGAGCCAAGCCAGATACTGGCCGTGATGATACTGTGGCTCTATCTCAACGAGAACTGCGATGCGATGGCCGACCCCCGGGTCAACCGGCTCTACGTCGCTTACAACTTGCTGGGCCGCGGCGGCGCTGA